From a single Nicotiana tabacum cultivar K326 chromosome 8, ASM71507v2, whole genome shotgun sequence genomic region:
- the LOC107785461 gene encoding uncharacterized protein LOC107785461 has product MKLTVEQKSVYDKIISAVNEDKGGLFFLYGHGGTGKIFIWKTLFSGVRSKGDIVINVASSGIASLLLPGGDGKIGCSIDGIEKVEIPDDLLIHNCDDPISGIVESTYSDFLRHFTDIKYLQERAILAPTLQMVESVNDYMISLNNSQDKSYLSSDTICMSDHAFTSLEHVHTPEFLNSIKCSSIPNHSITLKVGVPVMLLRNIDQLSGLCNGTRLIITRLGNRVIEAKVLSGKMAGDKVFIPRMTLTPSEARIPFKFQKRQFPVILSFAMTINKSQGQSLCNVGLFMKKPVFTHGQLYVALSRVTSRKGLKILCYDEDRKVTNEATNVVYKEVFRNLEDRSFE; this is encoded by the exons ATGAAATTAACAGTCGAGCAGAAGTCTGTTTATGATAAAATCATATCTGCAGTGAATGAAGACAAAGGAGGGTTATTCTTTTTATATGGTCATGGAGGAACTGGCAAAATTTTTATCTGGAAAACATTGTTTTCTGGTGTACGATCTAAAGGCGATATAGTGATAAATGTTGCTTCAAGTGGTATTGCTTCTCTTTTGTTACCAGGAG GCGATGGAAAGATTGGATGTTCTATTGATGGCATTGAGAAAGTAGAAATACCCGACGATCTTCTCATACATAATTGTGATGATCCAATATCTGGAATTGTAGAAAGTACATATTCTGATTTCTTGAGACATTTCACAGATATAAAATACCTTCAAGAAAGAGCAATTCTTGCACCAACTCTTCAGATGGTGGAATCGGTGAATGATTACATGATTTCTCTCAACAATAGCCAGGATAAATCATATTTAAGTTCGGATACAATTTGTATGTCTGATCATGCATTTACATCTTTGGAACATGTACATACACCTGAATTCCTAAATAGTATTAAATGTTCAAGTATTCCAAATCACTCTATCACTTTGAAGGTAGGTGTTCCTGTGATGTTGTTAAGAAATATAGATCAATTGTCGGGATTGTGTAATGGTACAAGGTTGATCATCACAAGACTTGGAAATCGGGTAATTGAAGCCAAAGTATTATCAGGAAAAATGGCTGGAGACAAAGTTTTTATACCAAGAATGACACTTACTCCATCTGAAGCAAGAATTCCTTTTAAGTTCCAAAAAAGGCAATTTCCAGTCATTCTATCTTTTGCCATGACCATCAATAAAAGTCAAGGTCAATCATTATGTAATGTGGGATTATTTATGAAGAAGCCAGTGTTTACTCATGGACAACTATACGTTGCACTTTCAAGAGTAACAAGTAGAAAAGGGTTGAAGATCTTATGTTATGATGAAGATAGGAAAGTAACAAATGAAGCTACAAATGTAGTGTATAAAGAAGTTTTCCGAAATTTAGAGGATAGAAGTTTTGAATGA